The region TACTTATCATCACGAATTTTTTAACCTTATGCTCTTTAGCACTATCACATAAAATTTTCGTGCCTAGGATATTGTTAATGATAGCTGAGTGCGGGTTTTGCTCGCATAAAGGCACATGTTTATAAGCTGCTGCGTGCAAGATAAGATCGATTTTGTTTTGACTTAAAAGCTCATCAAGAGCGGTTTTATCAAGTATGCTCATTAAAACAGGTGTGATTTTTTCCTTAAATTTGCTTAAATCTTCGTTGATTTTATAAAGATTAAATTCGCTATGATCAAGCATAAAAAGGTGCTTTGCACCAAATTGAATGCACTGCTTGCAAAGCTCGCTTCCTATCGTTCCACCAGCCCCACTTACCAAAACGACCTTGTCCTTTAAGAACTCCGCCACGCCAGCAGCGTCTAAATCCTTTGGCTTGCGTGCGAGTAAGTCTTCGATGCTGATATCTCTTGCTTCATTTCTAGTAAAAGAAAAGATCTTTACATCACTGATCCCATAGCTTATAAGCTCATCAAAAAGCGTTTTTAAGTCCTCTCTATCAAGCTTTAGAGCAATGATAGCTGTTTTTACGCCATTTGCGACATAGTCTTTGATCTTGCTTTTTTCTTCCACTATGAAGTTATCACAATAAGTTCCCACAAGCTCCTTTCTTGCGTCCATCACAGCCACAGGGTAAAGCCCTAAAGAGCCTTCCTTAGCGCCCTTTAACAAATGCAAAGCCTTAGAAGTAGCACCTATGAGTATGCAAGGCGTTTCAGCGTCTTTAAATTTAGAGTTTTTAAAATCCACAAACATTCTTTTAGAAATTCTTAAAGTCCCTATAAAAAGATAGCTCAAAACAAAATCAATACCCACAACACTTCTTGGAAAGGGATTAAAAAAATCCGAAAAAAAGTAAAAAATTCCCAAAAAAACAAGCTCAGCCAAGGCTAAAGCGATGAAAATTTTTCTTGCTTCATTGAGAGAAAAAAACCTCCAAGCCACCTTATAAATTCGAAAAGCAAACAAAAATAAAAGCTTTAAAACAAGCAAAATCACGCCTGCTTTTATCATTCCCTCATAAAAAATTTGCGGAATCTCTCCGCTAAATCTCAGTTCAAAGGCTAAAAAAGTTGCAAGCAAGCACAAAAGCACATCAGCACTTAAGAAAAACACAAGGCGTCCGGTTTTGCGAAACATAAAGTTCATTTTAAGCCCTTAAGCTCTTTAAAATAAGCGTTGAAATCTCTTTGACATCGTCTTTGCTCATCGCCGTTGCACTTGGAAGGCAAATTCCTTTGCTAAAAAAAAGCTCGCTGTTGCCGTTAAGATAGGCACTTTCGCCCTCAAAAACCTTTTGCATGTGCATAGCTTTCCACAAAGGACGGCTTTCAATGCCAAGATTTTTAAGATCCTCGATGAGCCTTGAAATTTTAGGATCTAAAGCGATTTTTTTTTGCACACAAAAATCTTTCTTTTCATAAGCAAAAAGTTCGTTTTTATCAAGCCCCAAAAAAGCCACGCTTAGCCAGCGATTTGCCCTCTCATCATCAAGCTCAGGCACAAAACTAAGTTCATCGCCCAAAAATTCCACATACCATTCATAAATTTGACGCTTTTTAAGCACCCTTTCTTCTAAAACCTCCATTTGAGCCACGCCAATAGCACCTAAAACATTGCTCAAGCGGTAATTATACCCATAGTCTAAATGCTCATAATGCAAGCAGTTTTCACGCGCTTGCGTGCTGTAAAATCTAGCCTTTTCAAGCTTAGTTTTATCAGGGCTTATGAGCATTCCGCCTCCACTTGTTGTGATGATTTTGTTTCCATTAAAAGAATAAACGCCAAATTCCCCAAAAGTCCCCAAAGCCTTGCCTTTATAAAAGCTTCCCAAGGCTTCAGCCGCATCTTCTATCAAGATGAGATCATTTTCCTTGCAAATTTGCAAAATCTCATCTATTTTGCTCGCATTTCCATAAAGATGAGTTAAAATGAGGGCTTTAGGCTTTTTAGGGCTTGTTTTAAGGGCAAGCTTGAGTAAATTTACATCAAGGTTTAAACTCTCATCACAATCAATAAAAATGGGCTTTGCTCCAAGGTATTTTATCGGTGCAACTGAGGCGATAAAGGTGCAAGATGAGGCTAGCACGGTGTCATTTTGCTTTACTCCAGCAACTCTTAAGGCTAGATGAAGGGCTGCGGTGGCTGAATTTAGCGCTAGGGCGTTTGGGGTTTTGGTGTAGGCTTTGATACTTTCTTCAAAGCGATTCACAAACTCGCCTAAGGGTGCTATATAGTTGCTTTCAAACACTTCTTTGATGTAGTCAAGCTCCTTGCCGCTCATGTGAGGTGGGGAGAGAAAAAATTTCATCGTTTTTCCTTTTTGGGAGGCTAAATTTCGTGTGATTGTAGCAAATAAACCTTGCTTAATAGCTAACAATATAAATGATAAATAAATTTAAGATTTTGAAAATTTGGGGGTAAAAAATAAAGATTTAAGCTTTTTGGGCTTAAATCTTTTTGAAAGTTAACAAAGGATTTGTCGCTAATTATAATAAAGTATGGTAGATTTTTGGGGCTAAAAATATTTATTTAACTATAAAAACTCGGTTGAATTTAGTTAATTATTAGGATTAATACTTATAGAATGAATTTATAAGCTTCAAAGATAATATTATTGAAAAATAATTTTGCTCTTACTAAAAAATTATCAGAATTCAAAGGCATTTAAAAAAGAAGTTCTTACCTACAACTTAAAAAATAAAAGCTTCATTCTTCGGCAAAATGAAGCCCCGTAAATTAATTGAAATAGAATATAAAAAATTGAAGATAAAAAACTTTACGCAATCATTACTAAAAGTTAATAAGGATAACCTTTTTAGGCTGTCTTAAGCCTTATTAACTTCTGTTTTGATTTATTCTATCATATTTGCCATTATGGTTTAAACTTCTACAAACTTTTTTATCCTATTATAAATGTTTTTGTTTCTATTTTTTATATCCTCTTTATCCCATATTTTTTTATCTCTATTACCTAGCTCTTTGACTTCTTTTAGGTTAATATCTTTTTTATACTCCTCTTGTTTTTTAGCAAAAAAATTATTTATACATTTTATATTTGATTTTTTATTTAGCAGAACCTTATTGCCGATTTGCTCCAAATAATCCTTATGTGTATCTTCATCCCACCCATTAAAATTCGCATCTTGCCACGCTTTAGGCAGGATATGTTCTATCTCTAACTTGCTACTTATATCGTGAGTAAAATTATCATAAATATAAGAATCTAGCAGTAAAATATACTTCATTTTTTTAGCATTTGTGGAATCAAAAGTCTTGCAAAAGCTCTCCTCAGAATCTGGCATTTTATAGCCTTGATTTATTTCTATATTTCGCTCATTTAGTATATCGACATTAACTTTGTAGATTATTTTATCTATCACACTTGAAGTACCTTGTTCGTGTAAATAGGGCAGAGTTATGATTTTTATAAGTTTTAATAAATTTATTTCAAAATCCTCACTAAAAGCATCTTTATCAAATTCCTCCTTTTCAAAATATTTCCTATTTTTCCACACAAGTGAGCTTACAAAGCTTTTCCAACCCACATTTTGAAACACATCTAAAACTCCCATATACCTACAACAAAGTTCATTTAAATAATTTTCATAATTTATCCAAAATTTACTCAAATTCACAATAAAAGGCATAGTAAAATCTTTATACAGCCACCCATCATTAGCTCCATAGCAAACTTTCTTTTTGAAGTTTGTATTAGATTTTTTAGTAAAAAAATCTAATACACTAGGCGTAGTGGTATCAGAATCTTTATTAATAGCACGAATAATGTGCATGTATTGTAAAAATAAAAAATCTAAATCTTTAATTCTATCACTATCCTCAACACTAGATTCTAATTCACGCCAAACTTGTGCAAAATCTTTTCTTTCATTTTCGCTTTTAGATTTGTAAATATAGCCCTTTAAAATATCCGCATTAGCAAGTGGCAAACCACGAGAATTAAGTGTATTAAAAATAGTCATAGCAGAATCTTGGCTATCACAAGACACAAATAGGATAAAAAGATTTCTCCCAAGCATAAACTTACAAAAATTTATCCAATCGCTAGAGCGTTTTTGTTTAAAATCTTGCAATTTATCAAAGAAATATACATAATTTTTTGCATAATTTGACTTATTTTTTCTTAAATCTTCTAAATCTAGCTTATCACTTAGAATCTTATGTAATATTTCATTATCATTGTCTGTTGCTACTTGGCTTTTTAAATGTCTTTTATCAAATAAAAAACATTCATTATCCATATCAAATTCCTAAATACATTTACCAAAAGCCTTTGTGTATTCAACTCTAGCATTTTGACTTTCAGTTTTAAAACATTGATAAATAGCTCTAAAAAGCATAGTTAAAGTAGTGATTCTTTGCTGTCCATCTATCACCTCAAAACTAACATCATCACTTGAATGCACGATAATAGAACCTAAAAAATATTCTTTTTCCTCGCTATCACTAAAAGCATCCTGTATATCATTCCACAAAGTCTCACATTTATCAACTTCCCATCTATATGGTCTTTGATAAAAATGATGAAGATGTTTTTGTAACTGCCCCTATGATCAGTCCACTTAGAATGCACTATAAAAAGCTTTTTTACACAGAAATAAAAACTAAGATTTGGATTTAATTATGGGAGGGCTTAGAATGTTTGGTAAAATCAACTCCCACCCTTTTAAATCATATCTTTAAGATTTTTTAGCAAAAACCTACTTAAAAAGTGCTTAGCTTTTTTTGTATCTTCACAAAGAAAGCTAAAATCTAATCCGTCTAAAAAAGAATCTAAATCTTTTTTACACAAAGCAAAAACATTTTTATCGCTAAGTGGAAGCAAAAGCTTTTTAAGTATCTTTTCTTGTTCTTTGTTTAGCTTTACTTCTAGAGCTAATTCAAAATAAACTATAAGCGTTTTAAAACCTATAAAACCGCTCATAAATAAGCTTTAGCCTCTTTTTTAATTTGCTCTTTAAAAAAGCTTTTTATGCTTTCAAGTGGAATTTCTTGTGTATTGTATTCTAAATAGTAGTCCTTATATGGCTTTTCGCTGTGAGTTTTCATAACTAAATCCCAAGCACTAAAGGAATTGTATTTTTTATAAAAAAAAGGTAAAAAATCTAAATGCTCCTCAGTATAAACGCTTGAATTGAAGCTTTCAAGCTCTTTAAAATCAATAGCTAAATCATGATAAATTTTAAATTTATCATAAATACTTTTTACAACGGGACCAAATTTCCAAGCTTCTATTTTTTCTAAAAACAAAGGCTTATCATAAAGTGCTAGAAAATGTCCTTGTGCGTAATAAAGCAATTTTTGCATTTTAAGATTTGATATAATATCTCCAGCATTATCTTTTTTTGCTAAAAATAAAAAATAAAGTGCGACATCAAAAGCTTTTAAAGTTTTCATTATTTTTCCTTTTTTTTATTTTAATGTATTTTTCTTAAATTTTTCCTTGACATTGTAAAAATACCTTAAAATCAAAGAAAATTTAAATAAAAATTAAATTTAAACCCTACTCAAATTTATACATTAAATCCTCATTAAGCACATCACTGATAAACATGAAACCCGGTGCATGCGTGATAGCAAAAGGAAGCTTTGCATTCATTAAAGCAATCTGGGGCGTAACCCCACAAGCCCAAAATACAGGAATTTCTCCCTCATTGATCACAGGCACATCGCCAAAATCAGGTTTATAAATGTCCTTAATCCCTAGCTTTTGAGCATCTCCTATTTGTATGGGTTCGCCGTGTACCTTTGGAAAGGCTTTTGTGATTTCATAAGCCTTTTGTGCATCCTTTGGGCTAAAAGGACGCATGGAAACGACCATTTCTCCATGAAAAATACCAGCTTTTTTGCATTGAATATTTGTTTTATACATACTTACATTGCGTTTAAAACTGATATGTCTTAACTCTAAACCCTCTTTTTGCAAAGCCTCTTCAAATGAAAAACTACACCCTAACAAAAAACCCACCAAATCATCACTATAATACTTGCTCACATCAAATTCTTCCCTTGTTTTTACCCCATTTTCATAAATAAAATACTTAGGGATATCTGTATAAATATTTGCATGATGAGCAATTTTTTGCGTAAATTTACCCTCTACTATCTCGAGCAAAGGGCAAGCTTTTGCATTGAGCTTACAAAATTCTTCAAAATCCTTAGCATACTCTTTTGACAAAATCACTAAATTTGCCTGAGCATAACCTAAAGCCATACCTGAGGTTTGAGCTTTAAGCTCTTGTTTGGCTATTTTTTCTCTTAATTCTTTAGGATTCATTTTCCTTCCTTAAACCAAATTTTCAAAGTCTAAATTTAAGCTTTTATCTAAACAAGATAAACTTTCTTCTCTTTGCTTATAAAGCCTCAAGGCTTCTTGTATATCAATGCGTTCAAAACGAAGTTTTGTTCCTATTTTAGCCTGAGCAAGTAGATAAAGATCGCTTTCTATCACACTAGCAATCATAGTATAACCTCCGGTGCTTTGTCTTCCAGCCATTAATACAATAGGTAATCCGCTAGCTGGTACTTGTATAGAGCCAAAAACAACAGGTTGAGAAATAATATCAGCTGAATCTTTATGCTCAATCCTTTCATCACTTTCGCAATAAATACCCATTCTATCGCTTTTTGAACCAACTGTATAAAGCGTATTTAAAAAACTTTGTATGCCTTTTTTACTAAAAGCACTTTCATTTAAAAGAACGCGAACTTTTATTTGCGTATCTAGCTGTAAAATTGGATTTTCTATGCTTCTTTTTTCAAGATTAAAAGGCACAAAAATGTCCTCACAGGGCAAAATATCGCCTTCTTTTAAAAAGCGTCCCTCAAAAAGCCCAACACCCATTTTAATATCACTTGACTTACTTTGCAAAAAAGGCTTGACCTTAAAACCACCAGCCACACATAAATACCCACGAAAGCCTTTTTTGGCTATGTCTAAATTTAAGATCATACCTTTTTTTGCATGATATACCTTAGAAGTTTCGATATTTTTTCCATCAAGCTTTGCTGCAAAATCAGCTCCACTTAAAACAAAATAATGATCACTTAAAAACTCGTAAACTCCGCCTTGCAAACAAATCTCCAAACCTGCTTCATCTTGATGATTGCCAAGCAAAATGTTAGCCATTCTTAAAGAATAAGCATCCATAGCCCCACTTCTTGCTATACCTAAATTTGCAAAGCCTCTCCTGCCCAAATCTTGCAAACTTGAAGCCAAAGATGCCTTAAGAATCTTTATACTCATAAACTACTCTTTCATAAGCATTTCTTTCAAGCCTTTGTTTGATATCATCAAACTCAGCCCTATCAATAGCCTTAAATTTTAAAAACATTCCAGCCTTAAGTAAGGTGGGATCAGTTTCATTTTCTTTATCAAAAAATTTCAAAGGACTTCTTGCTATGATTTGCCAACCTCCCGGGCTTGAAATAGGATAAATTCCTGTTTGTTTATCAGCAATACCCACACTTCCTGCTTCAATTTTTAGGCGAGGAGAAGAAAGTCTTGGAGTAAAAAGCCTCTTATCAAGTCCTCCTAAATACGCAAAACCAGCCATAAATCCAAGCATAAAAACCCTGTAAAAAGGCTTTGTATGTAAGCTGATAAGCTCTTCTTTGGAACATTTCGTATGCATACAAACACTTTGCAAATCAAGCCCAAATTCCTCATCATAACAAAGAGGAAGCTCTAAACATAGACTAGGCTGAGTGTTTAAGAATATTTTTTCATGTTTTATATGTTCTAAAAAAATACTCAGCCTTTCTAAGCTCAATTTACAAGGATCAAAGTAAATAAGCAAGCTCGCATAAGCACTAACAATTTCTTCAATACCATAAATTTCATTTTCCTTTATAGCCTTTTGAATACGCTCTTGCATAGCCAAAACTTCAGCATTAATTTCATTTGAAATCTCTTGCTTAAACAAAAGCAAAAGAGAAGTTGTGCTGTTATAATGAACCTCAAACACCAAAAATCCTTATCATGGTAAGTACAGCCAAATAAGACATTAAAACAACGATTATAAGACCAAAAACACTCATCCACAAAGGATGTTTATAATCTCCTACTATACTCTTTTTATGTGCTGCTATGATCATGATCACTAAACTTACAGGCAAAATCCAACCATTAATCGTCCCAGCTAGGATCAAAAGCTCAGCTGGAGACTTTCCAAGCACGATGAAAACAAGGCTAGAAACACAAATAAAAACTATAACAACAAAGCGGTTATAATTCTCAAAAAGTCTATGGAAAGAACGGATAAAAGAAACAGAAGTATACGCTACACCTATAACAGAAGAAATACCTGCACACCAAAGTACTACTCCAAAGAATTTAAGTCCCAAATCCCCTAAAGCATAGTGAAATACAGAAGCTGCTGGATTTGACTTATCCAAAGTAAAGCCCTGACTTACCACTCCTAAAACAGCCAAAAATAAAACCACTCTCATAATGCCCGTTACTATGATACCACTAATAGCAGCCTTATTGACTTGTTTTAAATTTGACTCTCCTGTAAGATTTGCATCAACTAAGCGGTGTGCACCTGAAAAAACTATATATCCACCAACAGTGCCTCCCACCAAAGTAACTATAGCTATAGTATCGATCTTCATAGGCACAAAACTTTGTTTAAAAGCCTCAAACATAGGAGGTTCACTTACAACAGCCACATAAGCTGTAAGTATAATCATCACAAAACCAGCTAAAACAATGAATTTATCCATAAATTCCATAGCTCTTTTGAATATAAAGATCCCAACAGCTAAAACTGTGCTGATAATAGCTGCATAAACTATAGG is a window of Campylobacter sp. MIT 99-7217 DNA encoding:
- a CDS encoding nucleoside-diphosphate sugar epimerase/dehydratase, with amino-acid sequence MFRKTGRLVFFLSADVLLCLLATFLAFELRFSGEIPQIFYEGMIKAGVILLVLKLLFLFAFRIYKVAWRFFSLNEARKIFIALALAELVFLGIFYFFSDFFNPFPRSVVGIDFVLSYLFIGTLRISKRMFVDFKNSKFKDAETPCILIGATSKALHLLKGAKEGSLGLYPVAVMDARKELVGTYCDNFIVEEKSKIKDYVANGVKTAIIALKLDREDLKTLFDELISYGISDVKIFSFTRNEARDISIEDLLARKPKDLDAAGVAEFLKDKVVLVSGAGGTIGSELCKQCIQFGAKHLFMLDHSEFNLYKINEDLSKFKEKITPVLMSILDKTALDELLSQNKIDLILHAAAYKHVPLCEQNPHSAIINNILGTKILCDSAKEHKVKKFVMISTDKAVRPTSIMGCSKRVCEIYTLSLSDENFEVASVRFGNVLGSSGSVIPKFKAQIEANEPLTLTHPDIVRYFMLVSEAVQLVLQAASLAKGGELFVLDMGEPVKIMDLAKKMLMLSNKNNLEIKISGLRKGEKLFEELLINEKDVKTKYESIFVTTSQRANLKLLNEQIKALITSQKPEELLQEIVPEFRHNKEGK
- a CDS encoding aminotransferase class I/II-fold pyridoxal phosphate-dependent enzyme is translated as MKFFLSPPHMSGKELDYIKEVFESNYIAPLGEFVNRFEESIKAYTKTPNALALNSATAALHLALRVAGVKQNDTVLASSCTFIASVAPIKYLGAKPIFIDCDESLNLDVNLLKLALKTSPKKPKALILTHLYGNASKIDEILQICKENDLILIEDAAEALGSFYKGKALGTFGEFGVYSFNGNKIITTSGGGMLISPDKTKLEKARFYSTQARENCLHYEHLDYGYNYRLSNVLGAIGVAQMEVLEERVLKKRQIYEWYVEFLGDELSFVPELDDERANRWLSVAFLGLDKNELFAYEKKDFCVQKKIALDPKISRLIEDLKNLGIESRPLWKAMHMQKVFEGESAYLNGNSELFFSKGICLPSATAMSKDDVKEISTLILKSLRA
- a CDS encoding HNH endonuclease family protein, with the translated sequence MHIIRAINKDSDTTTPSVLDFFTKKSNTNFKKKVCYGANDGWLYKDFTMPFIVNLSKFWINYENYLNELCCRYMGVLDVFQNVGWKSFVSSLVWKNRKYFEKEEFDKDAFSEDFEINLLKLIKIITLPYLHEQGTSSVIDKIIYKVNVDILNERNIEINQGYKMPDSEESFCKTFDSTNAKKMKYILLLDSYIYDNFTHDISSKLEIEHILPKAWQDANFNGWDEDTHKDYLEQIGNKVLLNKKSNIKCINNFFAKKQEEYKKDINLKEVKELGNRDKKIWDKEDIKNRNKNIYNRIKKFVEV
- a CDS encoding Panacea domain-containing protein, which produces MKTLKAFDVALYFLFLAKKDNAGDIISNLKMQKLLYYAQGHFLALYDKPLFLEKIEAWKFGPVVKSIYDKFKIYHDLAIDFKELESFNSSVYTEEHLDFLPFFYKKYNSFSAWDLVMKTHSEKPYKDYYLEYNTQEIPLESIKSFFKEQIKKEAKAYL
- a CDS encoding putative hydro-lyase, with the protein product MNPKELREKIAKQELKAQTSGMALGYAQANLVILSKEYAKDFEEFCKLNAKACPLLEIVEGKFTQKIAHHANIYTDIPKYFIYENGVKTREEFDVSKYYSDDLVGFLLGCSFSFEEALQKEGLELRHISFKRNVSMYKTNIQCKKAGIFHGEMVVSMRPFSPKDAQKAYEITKAFPKVHGEPIQIGDAQKLGIKDIYKPDFGDVPVINEGEIPVFWACGVTPQIALMNAKLPFAITHAPGFMFISDVLNEDLMYKFE
- a CDS encoding biotin-dependent carboxyltransferase family protein is translated as MSIKILKASLASSLQDLGRRGFANLGIARSGAMDAYSLRMANILLGNHQDEAGLEICLQGGVYEFLSDHYFVLSGADFAAKLDGKNIETSKVYHAKKGMILNLDIAKKGFRGYLCVAGGFKVKPFLQSKSSDIKMGVGLFEGRFLKEGDILPCEDIFVPFNLEKRSIENPILQLDTQIKVRVLLNESAFSKKGIQSFLNTLYTVGSKSDRMGIYCESDERIEHKDSADIISQPVVFGSIQVPASGLPIVLMAGRQSTGGYTMIASVIESDLYLLAQAKIGTKLRFERIDIQEALRLYKQREESLSCLDKSLNLDFENLV
- the pxpB gene encoding 5-oxoprolinase subunit PxpB, whose protein sequence is MFEVHYNSTTSLLLLFKQEISNEINAEVLAMQERIQKAIKENEIYGIEEIVSAYASLLIYFDPCKLSLERLSIFLEHIKHEKIFLNTQPSLCLELPLCYDEEFGLDLQSVCMHTKCSKEELISLHTKPFYRVFMLGFMAGFAYLGGLDKRLFTPRLSSPRLKIEAGSVGIADKQTGIYPISSPGGWQIIARSPLKFFDKENETDPTLLKAGMFLKFKAIDRAEFDDIKQRLERNAYERVVYEYKDS
- a CDS encoding NRAMP family divalent metal transporter — translated: MNKTALLGAAFLMATSAIGPGFLTQTATFTEQLLASFGFVILVSIILDIGAQLNIWRIIAVAKKRGQDIANEVFPYLGYVLALLIAAGGFIFNMGNIAGASLGLSLVFDLPIVYAAIISTVLAVGIFIFKRAMEFMDKFIVLAGFVMIILTAYVAVVSEPPMFEAFKQSFVPMKIDTIAIVTLVGGTVGGYIVFSGAHRLVDANLTGESNLKQVNKAAISGIIVTGIMRVVLFLAVLGVVSQGFTLDKSNPAASVFHYALGDLGLKFFGVVLWCAGISSVIGVAYTSVSFIRSFHRLFENYNRFVVIVFICVSSLVFIVLGKSPAELLILAGTINGWILPVSLVIMIIAAHKKSIVGDYKHPLWMSVFGLIIVVLMSYLAVLTMIRIFGV